A part of Acropora palmata chromosome 8, jaAcrPala1.3, whole genome shotgun sequence genomic DNA contains:
- the LOC141889234 gene encoding uncharacterized protein LOC141889234, translating to MGKKRENQRVIKDKCTVFSRTEHLVGYSGKVSFKKLKPLKRSRTDKIRGKSLEQDYLDRCNGLSLCLKGHRNLLELLYTMTCCNGNEFCGSNLCQELQERHATNATLIKLFLEQLGYTEDVLPQDIKASLREMMLRDKKLRTKLGKHFRTDEIGGKAKGKTKKAISQKEEITLKEQFFQMFVHGVKPGQPLVLMVKQDEKGLSLKHAVLKKCPSIPSSFILMHQGRKIHEEIILKEQGLTQDCNIHAHFRLSGGMEKESDSPQREEMRSNGPQGWNKDRVIKWIDEICDEYEIDPNDVSNLKTLSGRGLMKLKREDWIGRSPKQGDLLYNLWQELPKTSAMMKNGENIKKSPPISPRKGSAKRKAEILHQNKPVVEELNLKEKGLLPVGDQPHSSLVAPGTLHSQTSASNLVSEQGPFGTCEYLEKTENYLTIDELAKRYPANKELVTIKGICSSRPHNAGGAGSVLLRNDPDEGKESLQLKVDIRSQPGYVHLTKDAIKTILRMKVGEQLFVKGRIEHEKDPRPDSRRLRFVVIVDCESHAAFREEIKEERSSKRQTSIPWSVELGLYPAEGCAQEPLYLNNRLEISYGILALPSDASDEKIKECVVALKNSATGDIFVGVNDNGIVVGSKVSRDAIKQKRDHLVRILGGVLPCSNDSVSISTSAVQTRELVENEEDFVAAMCLQSETPSLENVQANEDVPIIFRLHVVKGTSAVHFAKPADTNAFVRVGTETKMVTDYNDLFSRLESLASRNIPEKSSTSINQEVDKASSNEPTEKSEKSYSLLKKHAFETERNEFKAIYGEPMEIILKHYIKKYADSFLNSGEGDIHFGIYEEQKTKNCYVVGVSLSLPNRKLLLRESSKIICNFWPPVNSDQFFMKFIEVKWDWSKNLLKYPKTYGQWASGFVAVCFQNNKDVPKLVNWVRNHNLFSLFLMEGNRFGLLAKDVTKMNVEDFLSKMEEESKKSKYFKMDMVSKEVVEATLKDLCVVNLHVRASPYPVHLTSPLHTHCLDSQGVVSKMKPNQLLERFTRRDHQYDPEKLLNAANRFEKQNTSYLLICSPFSLPKTARDLYGLVVPEWALVLDFDQAPNQEGHLLNLFKPLHDHHQVERNLSVKTPLDRRLDLNPRNGVCWCAVRGYEDIGNTLSEQGHASWMKSHGHKTRALIDQLIVHINPNQLVVVCMWNDGHEILMPSLYMLLEHLFSSWGPTKVIFVCSNYSSKSSVMSSLVEPLSKADFQVGRDNIFIARPHEIARHIGAALPSPYRSEDAFQIPRRVCVQELGERTIPGTLPQTMRQAIKGHLQIFYQRTGSSLQSNPEDELRKRFYSGSEIDENGLAGGIAIERYKMKDLKREMKSLLNDKRSHVSLIIVKAHRGTGATTLCLQLLFEFHKQYICARLLEFHESLGTSIEKITQYSRLPMILFVDSEMAYVPEFIDFKNDAERRNLNLKLLVVESELSFSQQPTNFKKKPPLQHFVGTIAYKIVELDRELTADEASQLVNQYLKIQSISDRKKTELEQLRQRVTKESSLRKFAIVSLTVFGKEFTGLENYVAYRLDLANDLQREILEFLALVHVHTDYLFPVNALRRLAKREIVVLEMIFNNDDVRELLSPPSSEGRNVRRISFVEVAEEVLKQQANKNKEDFTLYLKDKAIRLAKCALSDPRPSKRIDRITRRLYVTSEYGSEKFSPLVRRMKDSNPDVARDMLSELSNIFEKGSGVWAHLLAHLAKYYMTVYDDFTKAIPLIEEAVREKKDDVLLHHIHGDVIRRHVQNLKDEPAFSLDEVLRYAIQCSDCFETVKEKRPLMQHGYSSDALIRKVVMLAATKSVGGLKFVDYLKDFVSRQAEPQSPLRPEDKYLLALIPEAFENLRVVPINELNAKLKDFLLESLGDLDELKSVVEDLKEKMKGTYDESWVDVVTLKTMALVCSLEIERKQLDPHEADKKIEYLEELLRKNNYDDGSMKIWIRCVRLGSKVPHLKEVRSKITGWLKATGRKSPNALFYNYVIATLEALSDPNDTEKMRNANEYVKEMQRKRKLPSRSGGVSQDPSLPVEWLHPKEGRHINSLDSLLYHEDLVKDYLKGKNYQHQQQGRKEIIDKALYEKNISKWEGVVSEIISDWKGIISLKKHINVSFVPVNVHPFIPNQGDVVRFCLAFHWTGPHAWYVVCGPGEAKAKKAGARSSVTFSINPCDDDSGSEDSEKSDNEGLLPLVGQSLHTKTVARDATLQNEDGGGQEWRHYLDKELQGVISKRFPDAGYGNISHPKFQTSLFFHSRQIFPPVDSLYALELYSVVSFTVGKTDRGPRAMNIQTVEDKDVESELRQFQDILKDGHAKSAPGPMTPVDAPQPERRPTSPQSLEDLYKMKSRPEGHICEITFPPKCKTVHGFIKVRSINEKLFFNESLSGIAKSETFNFHLDAKVQFSVDKNEKGFFAKKIYIQPSESKQATCMCGWEEFVDKGIQEGFVATLKEGYGFISKDFPTEKHPTGIFFHKSDLRGTLITQLKVGDRVHFVVGQNSKGGCVAKKIEVQGQHQFAPQSNSLTPPLRDPSLFYGVPQRMMLPPHLGQYFPLETSQTFSARPRYPIGRQSSRQDDAPWETTRRK from the exons TTCTTGAGCAATTAGGATACACTGAAGATGTGCTCCCTCAGGATATTAAAG CTTCGCTGCGTGAAATGATGCTTAGAGACAAGAAACTGAGGACTAAATTGGGCAAACATTTTAGGACAGATGAAATAGGAGGAAAGGCAAAG GGCAAGACAAAAAAAGCTATTAGCCAAAAGGAGGAGATTACATTAAA aGAGCAGTTTTTTCAGATGTTTGTTCATGGTGTAAAGCCAGGTCAGCCATTGGTGTTAATGGTAAAGCAGGATGAAAAAGGCCTGTCCTTGAAACACGCTGTTCTGAAGAAATGCCCAAGTATACCCTCTTCTTTTATCCTGATGCATCAGGGACGAAAG ATTCATGAAGAGATTATACTTAAAGAACAAGGACTCACTCAAGATTGTAATATTCATGCTCATTTCCGGCTGAGTGGAG GGATGGAGAAAGAGAGTGATTCCCCGCAGAGAGAGGAGATGAGAAGCAATG GCCCTCAGGGTTGGAACAAGGATCGTGTAATAAAGTGgatcgatgaaatctgtgacGAGTACGAGATTGACCCAAACGATGTTTCAAATCTGAAGACCCTGTCAGGGCGGGGTCTCATGAAATTAAAACGCGAAGACTGGATTGGAAGGTCCCCTAAACAAGGAGATTTGCTCTACAACTTGTGGCAGGAATTACCAAAGACGTCAGCAATGATGAAGAACGGTGAAAATATCAAGAAAAGCCCCCCTATCTCTCCAAGAAAAG GGAGTGCTAAAAGAAAAGCTGAAATACTTCATCAGAATAAACCAGTTGTGGAGGAGTTGAATCTGAAGGAAAAAGGCTTGTTACCTGTTGGGGATCAACCTCATTCTAGCCTTGTCGCACCAGGCACTTTACACTCTCAAACAAG TGCTTCAAACCTCGTGAGTGAACAAGGCCCGTTCGGAACATGTGAGTATCTTGAGAAGACTGAAAATTACCTTACTATTGATGAACTTGCCAAGCGGTACCCTGCCAATAAAGAGCTGGTTACTATAAAGGGAATATGCTCCTCCAGGCCCCACAATGCCGGTGGGGCGGGAAGTGTTCTGCTGAGGAATGACCCTGATGAAGGAAAGGAATCCCTGCAACTCAAAGTGGATATAAGAAGTCAACCTGGTTATGTTCATCTGACAAAGGACGCAATCAAAACAATATTACGAATGAAGGTCGGTGAACAGCTGTTCGTGAAAGGTAGAATCGAGCATGAAAAAGACCCGCGGCCAGATTCTCGAAGACTCCGTTTTGTGGTTATAGTGGATTGTGAATCCCATGCAGCGTTTAGAGAGGAGATTAAGGAAGAAAGGTCAAGCAAACGCCAGACCTCTATTCCATGGTCTGTTGAATTAGGTTTGTACCCAGCAGAGGGATGTGCACAAGAACCGCTTTACTTGAATAACCGATTGGAGATCAGCTACGGAATCTTGGCCCTTCCTTCAGACGCTTCTGATGAGAAAATTAAAGAATGTGTCGTTGCTCTGAAGAACAGTGCAACTGGAGATATTTTTGTTGGTGTAAACGACAATGGAATTGTCGTTGGGTCAAAGGTGTCACGAGATGCAATTAAACAGAAGAGAGATCACTTGGTCAGAATCTTGGGTGGAGTATTGCCCTGCTCGAACGATAGTGTATCTATCAGTACAAGCGCGGTTCAAACACGTGAACTTGTCGAAAATGAGGAAGATTTCGTAGCGGCTATGTGTCTCCAAAGCGAAACTCCGTCATTGGAGAACGTACAAGCAAATGAAGACGTTCCAATCATTTTTCGCCTTCATGTAGTAAAGGGGACGTCAGCGGTTCATTTTGCCAAACCGGCAGATACCAATGCCTTTGTACGCGTGGGTACAGAAACCAAAATGGTGACAGACTATAACGATTTATTCAGTCGTCTTGAATCGCTTGCAAGTCGGAATATACCCGAGAAATCATCGACAAGTATAAACCAAGAGGTAGACAAAGCGTCTTCAAATGAACCAAcggaaaaaagtgaaaaaagctATTCCTTGTTGAAGAAGCATGCCTTTGAAACAGAGCGAAATGAGTTCAAAGCTATATACGGTGAACCAAtggaaatcattttgaaacactACATTAAAAAGTACGCCGATTCGTTTCTAAATTCTGGTGAAGGTGACATTCATTTTGGCATATACGAAgagcaaaagacaaaaaactgCTACGTTGTCGGCGTATCCTTGTCTCTACCTAACCGAAAGTTATTGCTTCGTGAAAGTTCCAAGATAATCTGCAATTTTTGGCCACCGGTAAACAGTGATCAGTTCTTTATGAAATTCATCGAGGTGAAATGGGATTGGTCTAAGAATCTGTTAAAATATCCGAAAACTTATGGGCAATGGGCGTCAGGGTTTGTCgcagtttgttttcaaaacaacaaagatgTTCCGAAGCTTGTCAATTGGGTCAGAAACCACAATCTCTTTTCTCTATTCCTAATGGAGGGCAATCGCTTTGGCCTCCTTGCGAAGGATGTCACGAAGATGAACGTCGAGGACTTTCTCTCGAAAATGGAGGAGGAAAGCAAAAAGtccaaatattttaaaatggatATGGTGTCCAAAGAAGTGGTCGAGGCTACTCTTAAAGACCTGTGTGTTGTAAATCTCCATGTTAGAGCATCGCCTTACCCTGTACATTTGACAAGTCCACTTCACACCCACTGCCTGGACTCGCAAGGAGTGGTGTCTAAAATGAAACCTAACCAACTTCTTGAACGTTTCACTAGAAGGGACCACCAATACGACCCAGAGAAATTGTTAAATGCTGCAAACAGATTTGAGAAACAGAACACATCTTATCTTCTAATTTGTTCTCCGTTTTCTCTTCCAAAAACGGCTCGTGACTTATACGGGTTAGTCGTGCCAGAGTGGGCTTTGGTACTGGACTTTGATCAAGCACCAAATCAGGAGGGTCACCTTTTGAATTTATTCAAGCCTCTTCATGACCACCATCAGGTTGAGCGAAACCTTTCAGTGAAAACTCCTCTTGATAGAAGACTTGATTTGAATCCAAGAAATGGGGTTTGCTGGTGTGCAGTAAGAGGCTACGAGGATATTGGCAACACTCTCTCTGAACAAGGTCACGCTTCGTGGATGAAATCCCATGGCCACAAAACGAGAGCTCTCATCGACCAGCTTATTGTTCACATTAACCCAAACCAATTGGTTGTAGTTTGTATGTGGAATGATGGTCACGAAATACTTATGCCTTCCTTGTATATGCTCTTAGAGCACCTATTTTCCTCCTGGGGCCCGACCAAGGTTATTTTCGTTTGTTCCAATTATTCTTCAAAGTCTTCAGTGATGTCATCACTAGTCGAGCCTCTCAGCAAAGCTGATTTTCAGGTAGGGCGAGACAACATATTTATTGCGCGCCCTCATGAAATTGCAAGGCACATTGGAGCTGCACTTCCATCGCCGTACAGATCAGAAGATGCATTCCAAATTCCTCGGAGAGTTTGCGTTCAAGAATTGGGCGAAAGGACAATTCCAGGAACGTTGCCTCAGACGATGCGTCAAGCAATTAAGGGTCACTTGCAAATCTTTTATCAACGTACTGGCTCTAGTTTACAGTCAAACCCAGAAGACGAGCTCAGGAAAAGGTTTTACTCCGGTTCTGAGATTGACGAGAATGGGCTTGCTGGCGGAATTGCAATTGAGCGCTACAAGATGAAAGATTTAAAGAGAGAAATGAAATCACTGTTAAATGACAAAAGGTCACACGTAAGCCTCATTATTGTAAAAGCCCACAGAGGAACAGGTGCAACAACCTTGTGCCTGCAGCTGCTGTTCGAATTCCACAAACAGTACATTTGCGCTCGATTACTTGAGTTTCACGAAAGTCTGGGTACcagcattgagaaaataaccCAATATTCACGGCTACCAATGATCCTGTTCGTTGACAGCGAAATGGCGTACGTTCCTGAGTTCATTGACTTCAAGAACGATGCAGAGCGACgaaatttaaacttgaaatTGCTAGTTGTCGAGTCAGAGCTCTCCTTCAGTCAACAGCCGACGAACTTTAAGAAGAAGCCACCCTtgcaacactttgtggggaCGATAGCGTACAAAATTGTCGAGCTGGATCGGGAGCTCACTGCGGATGAGGCATCACAGTTGGTAAATCAGTACCTGAAGATTCAAAGTATTTCTGACCGGAAGAAGACCGAACTTGAGCAATTAAGACAAAGAGTGACTAAAGAGTCTTCCTTGCGGAAATTTGCGATTGTGAGTCTTACAGTTTTCGGAAAGGAATTCACTGGATTGGAAAATTACGTAGCCTATCGCTTGGATCTGGCAAATGATTTGCAGCGAGAGATTTTAGAATTTTTGGCTCTCGTTCATGTGCACACCGACTATTTGTTTCCTGTGAATGCACTACGCCGTTTGGCGAAAAGGGAAATTGTTGTACTTGAAATGATTTTCAACAACGACGATGTAAGGGAACTGTTGAGTCCTCCTTCTTCAGAGGGAAGAAACGTGAGGAGGATTTCTTTCGTTGAAGTGGCAGAAGAGGTGCTTAAGCAGCAAGCGAACAAGAATAAAGAAGACTTCACGTTGTACTTGAAAGATAAAGCCATTCGGCTTGCGAAATGTGCTCTGTCAGACCCAAGACCAAGTAAAAGAATTGATCGCATCACTAGGCGTCTCTATGTCACTAGCGAATATGGGAGTGAGAAGTTTTCGCCACTTGTGCGCCGCATGAAAGATAGCAACCCAGACGTTGCGCGTGATATGCTGAGCGAGTTAAGTAACATATTTGAAAAAGGCTCCGGTGTGTGGGCGCACCTTCTGGCTCACTTGGCAAAGTACTACATGACGGTTTATGACGATTTCACAAAAGCAATTCCTCTCATTGAAGAGGCAgtcagagaaaagaaagacgaCGTGCTTTTGCATCACATTCATGGGGATGTAATTCGCCGTCACGTGCAAAACTTGAAAGATGAACCGGCATTTTCTTTGGATGAAGTCCTTCGTTACGCAATACAGTGCAGTGATTGTTTTGAGacagtaaaagaaaaaagaccgTTGATGCAGCATGGCTACTCCTCCGACGCCCTCATCAGAAAGGTTGTTATGCTTGCAGCTACCAAATCAGTAGGTGGATTGAAGTTTGTCGATTACCTGAAAGATTTCGTCAGTCGGCAAGCTGAACCACAGTCTCCTCTTCGCCCTGAAGATAAATACTTGTTGGCTTTGATACCAGAGGCCTTTGAAAATCTTCGAGTTGTGCCAATCAATGAACTCAATGCAAAGCTGAAAGACTTTTTGTTGGAGAGCCTGGGTGACCTCGATGAACTAAAATCAGTTGTTGAAGACCTGAAAGAAAAGATGAAAGGTACTTATGACGAAAGCTGGGTGGATGTAGTTACTCTCAAGACCATGGCTTTGGTCTGCTCGCTGGAAATTGAAAGGAAACAGCTTGATCCACATGAAgctgataaaaaaattgaatatcttGAGGAGTTGTTGCGAAAAAATAATTACGACGACGGGTCCATGAAAATCTGGATCCGATGTGTGAGGTTAGGCTCTAAAGTGCCTCATTTGAAAGAAGTACGGAGCAAAATAACTGGATGGCTTAAGGCGACTGGCAGGAAATCACCGAATGCGCTCTTTTACAA TTACGTTATTGCCACACTGGAGGCTCTGAGTGACCCCAATGACACAGAAAAAATGAGGAATGCGAATGAATACGTGAAAGAGATGCAGCGTAAACGAAAATTACCCTCAAGGTCTGGTGGGGTATCGCAGGACCCGTCTCTCCCTGTTGAGTGGCTCCATCCAAAAGAAGGCCGTCACATCAATTCACTGGACTCCTTACTGTATCACGAAGATTTGGTGAAAGATTACTTAAAGGGAAAAAACTATCAGCATCAACAACAAGGTCGCAAAGAGATCATTGATAAAGCGTTGTATGAGAAGAACATCTCGAAATGGGAAGGAGTAGTCAGCGAAATAATATCCGACTGGAAAGGAATCATAAGCttaaaaaaacatatcaatGTTTCCTTTGTGCCTGTGAACGTCCATCCCTTCATTCCAAATCAGGGAGACGTAGTCCGTTTCTGTCTAGCATTTCACTGGACCGGTCCGCACGCGTGGTATGTTGTTTGCGGGCCAGGAGAAGCCAAGGCAAAAAAAGCAGGCGCGCGTTCGTCAGTTACCTTTTCAATAAACCCATGCGACGATGATTCCGGAAGTGAGGATAGTGAGAAGAGTGACAATGAAGGTCTATTGCCGTTGGTGGGACAATCCCTCCACACCAAAACAGTTGCACGTGATGCGACACTGCAAAATGAAGACGGCGGAGGTCAGGAATGGCGCCACTACTTAGACAAGGAATTGCAAGGGGTTATTTCTAAGCGTTTCCCTGACGCCGGATATGGAAATATATCTCAtccaaaatttcaaacaagtctcttttttcattcaaggCAAATTTTTCCACCAGTTGACAGTCTGTACGCACTGGAGCTGTATTCTGTCGTTTCATTTACTGTTGGGAAGACAGACAGAGGACCCAGGGCGATGAACATCCAAACAGTG GAGGACAAAGACGTGGAATCAGAGTTACGTCAATTTCAGGATATTCTGAAAGACGGGCACGCTAAATCCGCTCCTGGACCGATGACACCTGTCGATGCTCCTCA GCCAGAAAGGAGACCAACGTCACCGCAGTCATTAGAAGATCTTTATAAAATGAAATCCCGTCCAGAAGGTCACATATGCGAAATTACATTTCCTCCAAAGTGCAAAACAGTTCACGGATTTATTAAAGTGCGCAGTATTAACGAAAAGCTGTTCTTCAACGAATCTTTGTCTGGTATAGCGAAAAGTGAGACTTTTAACTTTCATCTCGATGCCAAAGTTCAATTTAGTGTGGATAAAAATGAGAAGGGATTCTTCgcaaagaaaatctacatTCAG CCCTCGGAGTCAAAGCAAGCCACGTGCATGTGTGGCTGGGAGGAATTCGTTGACAAAGGAATACAGGAAGGATTCGTTGCAACACTGAAAGAGGGTTATGGCTTCATTTCTAAGGATTTCCCAACAGAAAAGCACCCgactggaattttttttcacaagtcTGATTTGAGAGGTACCTTAATCACGCAATTGAAGGTTGGCGATAGAGTACACTTCGTTGTTGGTCAAAACAGCAAAGGAGGGTGTGTCGCAAAGAAGATTGAAGTTCAAGGACAGCACCAGTTTGCTCCCCAG AGCAACTCTTTGACGCCTCCATTGCGTGATCCTTCCCTGTTTTATGGTGTTCCTCAAAGAATGATGTTACCTCCTCATCTTGGACAGTACTTCCCCCTGGAGACGTCTCAAACCTTTTCTGCGCGGCCGAGATACCC AATTGGTAGGCAGTCTTCTCGACAAGATGATGCACCCTGGGAAACCACGAGACGAAAATGA